The following coding sequences are from one Bradyrhizobium sp. WSM471 window:
- the rplO gene encoding 50S ribosomal protein L15: protein MKLSDIADNAGSRKKRMRVGRGIGSGKGKQAGRGGKGQTARSGVRIKGFEGGQMPLHRRLPKRGFNNIFRIEFAEINLDRLQDAVDAKKIDAGSVVNVESLVKAGVLRRAKGGLRLLGRGEFKAKLNIEVHGASKTAIAAVEKAGGSVKILAPAKEEGEAA, encoded by the coding sequence ATGAAGCTCAGCGATATCGCCGACAATGCCGGCTCGCGCAAGAAGCGTATGCGCGTCGGCCGCGGCATTGGTTCGGGCAAGGGCAAGCAGGCCGGCCGCGGTGGCAAGGGCCAGACCGCGCGTTCGGGCGTGCGCATCAAGGGTTTCGAAGGCGGCCAGATGCCCTTGCATCGCCGTCTGCCCAAGCGCGGCTTCAACAACATCTTCCGCATCGAGTTCGCCGAGATCAATCTCGACCGGCTCCAGGACGCGGTGGATGCCAAGAAGATCGACGCCGGCAGCGTCGTGAACGTCGAATCCCTGGTCAAGGCCGGCGTGCTGCGCCGCGCCAAGGGCGGCCTGCGGCTGCTCGGCCGCGGCGAGTTCAAGGCCAAGCTCAACATCGAAGTGCACGGCGCCTCGAAGACCGCGATCGCGGCAGTCGAGAAGGCCGGCGGCTCGGTGAAGATCCTCGCGCCTGCCAAGGAAGAAGGCGAGGCGGCGTAA
- the rpmD gene encoding 50S ribosomal protein L30 — protein MAKSAVTTAKTIKIEQTGSAIRRHHSQRSTLIGLKLNKIGRTSELPDTPAVRGMILKVHHLVRIVDEK, from the coding sequence ATGGCCAAGAGTGCCGTTACGACCGCAAAGACGATCAAGATCGAGCAGACCGGTAGCGCGATCCGCCGCCATCACTCGCAGCGCTCGACGCTGATCGGGCTCAAGCTCAACAAGATAGGCCGCACCAGCGAACTGCCGGACACCCCGGCGGTCCGCGGCATGATCTTGAAAGTTCACCATCTCGTTCGCATCGTCGACGAGAAGTAA
- the rpsE gene encoding 30S ribosomal protein S5, producing MAEREQRGGRDQRGGGRERREERDSEFVDKLVHINRVAKVVKGGKRFGFAALVVIGDQKGRAGFGHGKAREVPEAIRKATESAKRNLTRVSLREGRTLHHDIAGRHGAGRVYLRAAPAGTGIIAGGPMRAVFETLGVQDVVAKSIGSSNPYNMVRATFDALKHQDSPRSVAARRNIKVSTLQSRRIGGDAEAVAE from the coding sequence ATGGCAGAACGCGAACAACGTGGTGGACGCGATCAACGCGGCGGCGGACGTGAACGCAGGGAAGAGCGCGACAGCGAGTTCGTCGACAAGCTCGTCCACATCAATCGCGTCGCCAAGGTCGTCAAGGGCGGCAAGCGCTTCGGTTTCGCAGCGCTGGTCGTGATCGGCGACCAGAAGGGCCGCGCCGGCTTCGGTCACGGCAAGGCGCGCGAAGTGCCCGAGGCGATCCGCAAGGCAACCGAATCCGCCAAGCGCAACCTGACCCGCGTGTCGTTGCGCGAGGGCCGCACGCTGCATCACGACATCGCCGGCCGTCATGGCGCGGGCCGTGTTTATCTGCGCGCAGCTCCGGCCGGTACCGGCATCATCGCCGGCGGTCCGATGCGCGCCGTGTTCGAGACGCTCGGCGTACAGGACGTGGTTGCGAAGTCGATCGGCTCGTCGAACCCGTACAACATGGTTCGCGCGACCTTCGATGCGCTGAAGCATCAGGATTCGCCGCGCTCGGTCGCTGCCCGCCGCAACATCAAGGTGTCCACCCTCCAGTCCCGCCGTATCGGTGGCGACGCCGAGGCGGTTGCCGAATAA
- the rplR gene encoding 50S ribosomal protein L18 — MSKAKVTNARRKRSVRLKLRRSGGGRPRLSVFRSSKHIYAQVIDDLKGETLASASSLEKSMRDGGKTGADIDAAKAVGKLLAERAAEKGVKEVVFDRGSYLYHGRVKALADAARESGLSF, encoded by the coding sequence ATGTCGAAAGCCAAGGTTACGAATGCCCGGCGCAAGCGCAGTGTACGTCTGAAGCTGCGCCGCTCGGGTGGCGGCCGTCCGCGCCTGTCGGTGTTCCGCTCGTCCAAGCACATCTACGCCCAGGTCATCGACGACCTGAAGGGCGAGACGCTGGCCTCTGCCTCGTCGCTCGAGAAGTCGATGCGCGATGGCGGCAAGACCGGCGCCGACATCGATGCGGCGAAGGCGGTCGGCAAGCTGCTGGCCGAGCGCGCCGCCGAGAAGGGTGTCAAGGAAGTCGTGTTCGATCGCGGCAGCTATCTCTATCACGGGCGCGTCAAGGCTCTTGCCGACGCGGCGCGTGAGAGCGGGCTGAGCTTCTAA
- the rplF gene encoding 50S ribosomal protein L6 yields the protein MSRVGKRPVAVPSGVTATVDGQTVKMKGPKGQLQFVVHSDVEVKLDNGQVKVNPRVETNRARALYGTARAQVANLVEGVTKGFEKKLEITGVGYRAALQGKNLQLALGYSHDVVYAIPEGITITVPKPTEITVTGSDIQRVGQVAAEIRSYRPPEPYKGKGVKYVGEFIFRKEGKKK from the coding sequence ATGTCACGTGTTGGCAAAAGGCCGGTAGCGGTGCCGTCGGGTGTGACCGCGACCGTCGACGGGCAGACCGTCAAGATGAAGGGGCCGAAGGGCCAGCTTCAGTTCGTCGTCCATAGCGACGTCGAGGTGAAGCTCGACAACGGCCAGGTCAAGGTGAACCCGCGGGTCGAGACCAACCGCGCGCGGGCCCTGTACGGGACCGCTCGCGCCCAGGTCGCGAATCTGGTCGAAGGCGTCACCAAGGGTTTCGAGAAGAAGCTCGAAATCACCGGCGTCGGTTACCGCGCCGCGCTGCAGGGCAAGAACCTGCAGCTCGCACTCGGCTACAGCCACGATGTGGTCTACGCGATCCCGGAAGGGATCACGATCACCGTGCCGAAGCCGACCGAGATCACGGTGACCGGCAGCGACATCCAGCGCGTCGGCCAGGTCGCCGCCGAGATTCGCTCCTATCGTCCGCCGGAGCCCTACAAGGGCAAGGGCGTGAAGTATGTTGGCGAATTCATCTTCCGCAAGGAAGGCAAGAAGAAGTAA
- the rpsH gene encoding 30S ribosomal protein S8, producing MSTHDPISDLITRIRNAQMRSKNKVSTPGSKMRENVLEVLKSEGYIRGYATLEHSSGRSEIEIELKYFDGEPVIREIERVSKPGRRVYASVKNLPRVNNGLGISVLSTPKGIMADHSAREANVGGEVLFTVF from the coding sequence ATGTCTACGCACGATCCAATCAGCGATCTCATCACCCGCATCCGCAACGCGCAGATGCGCTCCAAGAACAAGGTCTCCACGCCTGGCTCGAAGATGCGCGAGAACGTGCTCGAGGTGCTGAAGAGCGAAGGCTACATCCGCGGTTACGCCACGCTCGAGCACTCCTCGGGCCGCAGCGAGATCGAGATCGAGCTGAAGTATTTCGACGGCGAGCCCGTTATCCGCGAGATCGAGCGTGTCTCCAAGCCCGGGCGTCGCGTTTACGCCTCGGTGAAGAACCTGCCGCGGGTCAATAACGGACTCGGCATTTCGGTGTTGTCGACGCCGAAGGGAATCATGGCTGACCACAGTGCGCGTGAAGCGAACGTGGGCGGCGAAGTTCTCTTCACGGTGTTCTGA
- the rpsN gene encoding 30S ribosomal protein S14, which translates to MAKKSSIEKNNRRKRMTKNAAPKRERLKAIIADKTLPMEERFAATLKLAEMPRNSSATRIRLRCELSGRSRSNYRLTKLSRIAMRDLGSKGMVPGLVKSSW; encoded by the coding sequence ATGGCAAAGAAGAGTTCAATCGAGAAGAACAACCGGCGCAAGCGGATGACGAAGAACGCCGCCCCGAAGCGCGAGCGGTTGAAGGCGATCATCGCCGACAAGACGTTGCCGATGGAGGAGCGGTTCGCCGCGACCCTGAAGTTGGCGGAAATGCCGCGCAACTCGTCGGCGACCCGCATCCGTCTGCGTTGCGAGCTGTCGGGCCGTTCGCGCTCGAACTATCGCTTGACCAAACTGTCCCGCATCGCAATGCGGGACCTTGGCTCCAAGGGCATGGTCCCGGGCCTCGTGAAGTCCAGCTGGTAA
- the rplE gene encoding 50S ribosomal protein L5 — MAEAAYTPRLRAEYDAKIRTEMTEKFGYENVMQVPRLDKVVLNMGVGDSVNDRKKAENAAAELTQIAGQKAIVTYSRVAIATFKLRENQPIGCKVTLRKARMYEFIDRLVTVALPRVRDFRGLNPKSFDGRGNYSLGLKEHIIFPEIDFDKVTESRGMDITVCTTAKTDDEARALLTAFNFPFRQ, encoded by the coding sequence ATGGCTGAGGCCGCTTACACACCGCGCCTGCGCGCGGAATACGACGCGAAGATCCGGACGGAAATGACCGAGAAGTTCGGTTATGAGAACGTCATGCAGGTTCCGCGCCTGGACAAGGTCGTGCTGAACATGGGCGTTGGCGATTCCGTCAACGACCGCAAGAAGGCCGAGAACGCCGCTGCGGAATTGACCCAGATCGCCGGCCAGAAGGCGATCGTGACCTATTCGCGCGTCGCGATCGCGACCTTCAAGTTGCGTGAGAACCAGCCGATCGGCTGCAAGGTCACGCTGCGCAAGGCCCGCATGTACGAGTTCATCGATCGCCTTGTGACGGTCGCGCTGCCGCGCGTCCGCGACTTCCGCGGCTTGAACCCGAAGAGCTTCGACGGCCGCGGCAACTACTCGCTCGGCCTCAAGGAACACATCATTTTCCCCGAGATCGACTTCGACAAGGTCACGGAATCCCGCGGCATGGACATCACCGTCTGCACCACGGCCAAGACCGACGACGAGGCGAGGGCCTTGTTGACCGCTTTCAATTTCCCGTTCCGGCAGTGA
- the rplX gene encoding 50S ribosomal protein L24, with amino-acid sequence MAAKIRKGDKVVVLTGRDKGRTGEVFEVRPDAGTALVRGINMVKRHQKQTQAQEGGIISKESPIQLSNIAYVGKDGKPTRVGFKILADGKKVRIAKSSGAEIDG; translated from the coding sequence ATGGCTGCGAAGATCCGCAAGGGCGACAAGGTCGTCGTGCTGACCGGCCGCGACAAGGGCCGCACCGGCGAGGTGTTCGAAGTGCGTCCCGACGCCGGTACGGCGCTGGTGCGCGGCATCAACATGGTCAAGCGTCACCAGAAGCAGACGCAGGCCCAGGAGGGCGGCATCATCTCGAAAGAGTCGCCGATCCAACTGTCCAACATCGCGTATGTCGGCAAGGACGGGAAGCCGACCCGCGTCGGATTCAAGATTCTGGCGGACGGCAAGAAGGTCCGCATCGCCAAGAGCTCGGGAGCTGAGATCGATGGCTGA
- the rplN gene encoding 50S ribosomal protein L14: MIQMQTNLDVADNSGARRVMCIKVLGGSKRRYATIGDIIVVSIKEAIPRGKVKKGDVMKAVVVRVRKDIRRADGSVIRFDRNAAVLINNQSEPVGTRIFGPVPRELRAKNHMKIISLAPEVL, translated from the coding sequence ATGATTCAGATGCAGACCAACCTCGACGTGGCCGATAATTCTGGCGCACGCCGTGTCATGTGTATCAAGGTGCTCGGGGGCTCCAAGCGCCGCTACGCCACGATCGGCGACATCATCGTTGTCTCGATCAAGGAAGCGATTCCGCGTGGCAAGGTGAAGAAGGGCGACGTGATGAAGGCCGTCGTGGTGCGCGTCCGCAAGGACATCCGCCGCGCCGACGGTTCGGTCATCCGCTTCGACCGCAACGCCGCCGTTCTGATCAACAATCAGTCCGAGCCGGTCGGTACCCGTATCTTCGGGCCCGTGCCGCGCGAGCTGCGCGCCAAGAACCACATGAAGATCATCTCGCTCGCGCCGGAGGTGCTGTGA
- the rpsQ gene encoding 30S ribosomal protein S17, with product MPKRTLQGVVVSDKQAKTIVVRVDRRFTHPIYKKTIRRSKNYHAHDESNEFKPGDMVWIEESKPISKLKRWVVIRGEHKKSA from the coding sequence ATGCCGAAACGTACTTTGCAGGGCGTGGTCGTCAGCGACAAGCAAGCCAAGACCATCGTGGTGCGCGTCGATCGCCGCTTTACGCACCCGATCTACAAGAAGACGATCCGCCGTTCGAAGAACTACCACGCGCACGACGAGAGCAACGAGTTCAAGCCGGGCGATATGGTGTGGATCGAGGAATCGAAGCCGATTTCGAAGTTGAAGCGCTGGGTCGTGATCCGGGGCGAACACAAGAAAAGCGCCTGA
- the rpmC gene encoding 50S ribosomal protein L29 — MAQMKIEDIRALSPDQQDDAILNLKKERFNLRFQRATGQLENTSRLREARRDIARIKTVAAQTRAKKK, encoded by the coding sequence ATGGCCCAGATGAAAATCGAAGACATCCGCGCGTTGAGCCCCGATCAGCAGGATGACGCCATCCTGAACCTGAAGAAGGAGCGCTTTAACCTGCGCTTCCAGCGCGCCACCGGGCAGCTCGAGAACACCTCGCGCCTGCGCGAGGCCCGCCGTGACATCGCCCGGATCAAGACCGTCGCCGCGCAGACGCGCGCGAAGAAGAAGTAA
- the rplP gene encoding 50S ribosomal protein L16: MMQPKKTKFRKAHKGRIHGVASSGATLAFGQFGLKATEPERVTARQIEAARRALTRHMKRAGRVWIRIFPDVPVSKKPAEVRMGSGKGAPELWVARVKPGRVLFEIDGVNTQTAREALTLAAAKLPIKTRFVERIAE; encoded by the coding sequence ATGATGCAACCTAAGAAAACGAAGTTCCGGAAGGCGCATAAGGGCCGTATCCACGGCGTTGCGTCTTCGGGCGCGACGTTGGCGTTCGGCCAATTCGGTCTGAAGGCGACCGAGCCTGAGCGCGTCACCGCGCGCCAGATCGAAGCCGCTCGCCGCGCGCTGACCCGCCACATGAAGCGCGCCGGCCGGGTCTGGATCCGCATATTTCCCGACGTTCCCGTGTCGAAGAAGCCTGCCGAAGTCCGCATGGGCTCCGGCAAGGGCGCACCGGAATTGTGGGTCGCGCGCGTCAAGCCGGGCCGGGTGCTGTTCGAGATCGACGGCGTCAACACCCAGACGGCGCGTGAAGCGCTGACCCTGGCGGCAGCCAAGCTGCCGATCAAGACGCGCTTCGTCGAGCGTATTGCGGAGTAA
- the rpsC gene encoding 30S ribosomal protein S3 — translation MGQKINPIGLRLGINRTWDSRWYAGKQEYGKLLHEDVKIREILHKELKQAAVARIVIERPHKKCRVTIHSARPGVVIGKKGADIDKLRKKVADITSSDVVINIVEIRKPELDATLVAESIAQQLERRVAFRRAMKRAVQSAMRLGAEGIRINCSGRLGGAEIARMEWYREGRVPLHTLRADIDYGVATAFTTFGTCGVKVWIFKGEILEHDPMAQDKRMAEGETGGGGDRGGRQRRDNAAA, via the coding sequence ATGGGTCAAAAGATCAATCCGATCGGTCTGCGTCTCGGCATCAACCGGACCTGGGATTCCCGCTGGTACGCCGGCAAGCAGGAATACGGCAAGCTGTTGCATGAGGACGTCAAGATCCGTGAGATCCTGCACAAGGAGCTCAAGCAGGCGGCCGTTGCCCGCATCGTGATCGAGCGCCCGCACAAGAAGTGCCGCGTCACCATCCACTCGGCTCGTCCGGGCGTGGTGATCGGCAAGAAGGGCGCCGACATCGACAAGCTGCGCAAGAAGGTCGCGGACATCACCTCGTCCGACGTCGTCATCAACATCGTCGAGATCCGCAAGCCGGAGCTCGATGCGACGCTGGTGGCCGAGTCGATCGCGCAGCAGCTGGAGCGCCGCGTGGCGTTCCGCCGCGCCATGAAGCGCGCCGTCCAGTCGGCGATGCGTCTCGGCGCGGAAGGCATCCGGATCAACTGCTCGGGACGTCTGGGCGGTGCGGAAATCGCGCGCATGGAGTGGTACCGCGAAGGTCGCGTGCCGCTGCACACGCTGCGCGCAGACATCGACTACGGCGTTGCGACCGCGTTCACGACCTTCGGCACCTGCGGTGTCAAGGTCTGGATCTTCAAGGGCGAGATCCTCGAGCACGATCCGATGGCCCAGGACAAGAGAATGGCCGAAGGTGAGACTGGTGGCGGCGGCGATCGCGGCGGCCGGCAGCGCCGTGACAACGCTGCGGCCTGA
- the rplV gene encoding 50S ribosomal protein L22 — MSKPKRERSLAENEAKAVARMLRVSPQKLNLVAQLIRGRKAAAALADLQFSRKRIAVDVKKCLESAIANAENNHDLDVDDLVVAQAFVGNGLVMKRFAARGRGRSGRVYKPFSQLTIIVRQVEAAAAA, encoded by the coding sequence ATGAGCAAACCTAAGCGCGAACGGAGCCTCGCCGAGAACGAGGCCAAGGCGGTCGCCCGGATGCTGCGGGTGAGCCCGCAGAAGCTCAACCTGGTCGCCCAGCTCATTCGCGGCCGGAAGGCGGCTGCTGCGCTCGCCGACCTGCAGTTTTCGCGCAAGCGGATCGCGGTTGACGTGAAGAAGTGCCTGGAATCGGCTATTGCCAACGCCGAGAACAACCACGACCTCGACGTCGACGATCTCGTCGTGGCGCAGGCCTTCGTCGGCAACGGCCTCGTGATGAAGCGCTTTGCCGCCCGCGGCCGTGGCCGTTCGGGCCGTGTCTACAAACCATTTTCACAGCTGACGATCATCGTTCGTCAGGTCGAAGCCGCAGCAGCGGCTTAA
- the rpsS gene encoding 30S ribosomal protein S19 yields MVRSVWKGPFVEGSLLKKADAARSSGRHDVIKIWSRRSTILPQFVGLTFGVYNGQKHVPVAVNEEMVGHKFGEFSPTRTFHGHSGDKKAKKA; encoded by the coding sequence ATGGTTCGTTCAGTCTGGAAAGGCCCGTTCGTCGAGGGTTCTCTGCTCAAGAAGGCAGATGCCGCGCGCTCGTCCGGCCGTCATGACGTCATCAAGATCTGGAGCCGTCGCTCGACGATCCTGCCGCAATTCGTCGGCCTGACCTTCGGCGTCTACAACGGTCAGAAGCACGTGCCGGTGGCCGTCAACGAGGAAATGGTCGGTCACAAGTTCGGCGAGTTCTCGCCGACCCGTACCTTCCATGGCCACTCCGGGGACAAGAAAGCCAAGAAGGCTTGA
- the rplB gene encoding 50S ribosomal protein L2: MALKTFNPTTPGQRQLVMVDRSALYKGKPVKALTEGKHSSGGRNNTGRITVRFRGGGHKRTLRTVDFKRDKVDAPATVERLEYDPNRTAFIALVKYEDGTQAYILAPQRLAVGDSVVAGNYVDVKPGNVMPLGNMPVGTIIHNIEVKIGKGGQLARSAGTYAQLVGRDQDYVIIRLNSGEQRLVHGRCRGTIGAVSNPDHMNTSIGKAGRNRWLGRKPHNRGVSMNPIDHPHGGGEGRTSGGRHPVTPWGKPTKGKKTRSNKSTNKFILLSRHKRKK, from the coding sequence ATGGCACTGAAGACATTCAATCCCACGACGCCGGGCCAGCGCCAGCTGGTCATGGTCGATCGTTCGGCCCTCTACAAGGGCAAGCCGGTCAAGGCGCTCACCGAAGGCAAGCACTCCTCTGGCGGCCGCAACAACACCGGTCGCATCACGGTGCGCTTCCGCGGCGGCGGTCATAAGCGGACACTACGTACGGTCGATTTCAAGCGTGACAAAGTCGATGCGCCCGCGACGGTCGAGCGGCTGGAGTACGATCCGAACCGCACCGCGTTCATCGCGTTGGTCAAGTACGAAGACGGCACCCAGGCCTATATCCTGGCGCCGCAGCGTTTGGCCGTCGGTGATTCCGTCGTTGCCGGCAATTATGTCGACGTGAAGCCGGGCAACGTCATGCCGCTCGGCAACATGCCGGTCGGCACGATCATCCACAACATCGAGGTCAAGATCGGGAAGGGCGGCCAGCTCGCCCGTTCCGCGGGCACCTACGCCCAGCTCGTCGGTCGCGACCAGGACTACGTGATCATCCGTCTGAACTCGGGCGAACAGCGCCTGGTGCACGGCCGTTGCCGCGGCACGATCGGCGCGGTGTCGAACCCGGATCACATGAACACGTCGATCGGCAAGGCCGGCCGCAACCGTTGGCTGGGCCGCAAGCCGCACAACCGCGGCGTTTCGATGAACCCGATCGACCATCCGCACGGCGGTGGTGAAGGTCGTACCTCGGGCGGTCGCCACCCGGTTACTCCGTGGGGCAAGCCGACCAAGGGCAAGAAGACCCGCTCGAACAAGTCGACCAACAAATTCATTCTCCTAAGCCGCCACAAGCGGAAGAAGTAA
- a CDS encoding 50S ribosomal protein L23: protein MTKNIEPRHYDVILSPVVTEKATIASEHNKVLFKVAAKATKPQIKEAIEKLFDVKVKSVNTLVRKGKTKIFRGNLGSQSNSKRAIVTLEEGHRIDVTTGL from the coding sequence ATGACGAAGAACATCGAGCCTCGCCATTACGACGTGATCCTGTCGCCGGTCGTGACCGAAAAGGCCACAATCGCCTCGGAGCACAACAAGGTGCTGTTCAAGGTGGCCGCGAAGGCGACCAAGCCGCAGATCAAGGAAGCGATCGAGAAGTTGTTCGACGTCAAGGTCAAGAGCGTCAACACGCTGGTCCGCAAGGGTAAGACCAAGATCTTCCGCGGCAATCTCGGCTCGCAGTCGAACTCCAAGCGCGCGATCGTGACTCTCGAAGAGGGTCACCGGATCGACGTGACCACCGGTCTGTAA
- the rplD gene encoding 50S ribosomal protein L4, which translates to MELKVTTLEGKEAGSVQLSDTIFGLEPRQDIIARCVQWQLNKRQAGTHKAKGRAEIWRTGKKMYKQKGTGGARHGSARVPQFRGGGRAFGPVVRSHATDLPKKVRALALKHALSAKAKDGDLIVIDKAALEAAKTKALLGHFSGLGLTNALIIDGAELNNGFAAAARNIPNMDVLPIQGINVYDILRRRKLVLTKAAIDALEARFK; encoded by the coding sequence ATGGAATTGAAGGTCACGACCCTCGAAGGTAAGGAAGCCGGCTCGGTCCAGCTTTCCGACACCATTTTCGGCCTCGAGCCGCGCCAGGACATCATTGCACGTTGCGTGCAGTGGCAGCTCAACAAGCGCCAGGCCGGTACGCACAAGGCCAAGGGCCGCGCCGAGATCTGGCGCACCGGCAAGAAGATGTACAAGCAGAAGGGCACCGGTGGTGCTCGTCACGGCTCGGCTCGCGTGCCGCAGTTCCGCGGCGGTGGCCGTGCCTTCGGTCCGGTGGTGCGTTCGCACGCCACCGACCTGCCGAAGAAGGTCCGTGCGCTCGCCCTCAAGCATGCGCTCTCGGCCAAGGCCAAGGACGGCGATCTCATCGTGATCGACAAGGCCGCGCTGGAAGCTGCCAAGACCAAAGCGCTGCTCGGTCATTTCTCCGGTCTGGGTTTGACCAACGCGCTGATCATCGACGGCGCGGAGCTCAACAACGGCTTCGCCGCTGCGGCCCGCAACATCCCGAACATGGACGTGCTGCCGATCCAGGGCATCAACGTCTATGACATCCTGCGCCGTCGGAAGCTTGTTCTGACCAAGGCCGCCATCGATGCGCTGGAGGCGCGCTTCAAATGA
- the rplC gene encoding 50S ribosomal protein L3, with translation MRSGVIAQKVGMTRVFTEAGEHIPVTVLKLGNCQVVGHRTEEKNGYVALQLGSGSRKTVYMPKAERGQFAVAKVEPKRQVEEFRVSADQMIPVGAEILADHFVVGQFVDVTGTSVGKGFAGGMKRWNFGGLRATHGVSVSHRSIGSTGGRQDPGKTWKNKKMPGHMGVDRITTLNLRVVQLDVERGLILVEGAVPGSKGGWIRVRDAVKKPLPKEAPKPGKFKVAGEADAAPAAQEA, from the coding sequence ATGCGCTCCGGAGTGATCGCACAAAAGGTCGGGATGACGCGGGTCTTTACAGAGGCCGGCGAACATATCCCCGTGACCGTGCTGAAGCTCGGCAATTGCCAGGTCGTAGGCCACCGCACCGAAGAGAAAAACGGTTATGTCGCGCTCCAGCTTGGTTCTGGCAGCCGCAAGACCGTGTACATGCCCAAGGCGGAGCGCGGCCAGTTCGCGGTCGCCAAGGTCGAGCCGAAGCGGCAGGTCGAGGAATTCCGCGTCTCCGCGGATCAGATGATCCCCGTCGGTGCCGAGATCCTGGCCGACCACTTTGTCGTCGGTCAGTTCGTCGACGTCACCGGCACTTCCGTCGGCAAGGGTTTTGCCGGCGGTATGAAGCGCTGGAACTTCGGCGGTCTGCGCGCCACTCACGGCGTCTCGGTCTCGCACCGTTCGATCGGTTCGACCGGTGGCCGTCAGGACCCGGGCAAGACCTGGAAGAACAAGAAGATGCCCGGTCACATGGGCGTCGACCGCATCACCACGCTCAACCTTCGGGTCGTCCAGCTCGATGTCGAGCGCGGTCTGATCCTCGTCGAAGGCGCCGTTCCCGGCTCCAAGGGCGGCTGGATCCGCGTGCGCGACGCCGTCAAGAAGCCGCTGCCGAAGGAAGCTCCGAAGCCCGGCAAGTTCAAGGTTGCTGGCGAAGCGGACGCTGCTCCGGCTGCGCAGGAGGCGTGA
- the rpsJ gene encoding 30S ribosomal protein S10 yields the protein MNGQNIRIRLKAFDHRILDTSTREIVNTAKRTGAQVRGPIPLPTRIEKFTVNRSPHVDKKSREQFEMRTHKRLLDIVDPTPQTVDALMKLDLAAGVDVEIKL from the coding sequence ATGAACGGCCAAAACATTCGCATCCGTCTCAAGGCGTTCGACCATCGTATCCTCGATACGTCGACCCGCGAGATCGTGAACACGGCGAAGCGCACCGGCGCGCAGGTCCGCGGACCCATTCCGCTGCCCACCCGCATCGAGAAGTTCACCGTCAACCGTTCGCCGCACGTCGACAAGAAGAGCCGCGAGCAGTTCGAGATGCGCACTCACAAGCGCCTGCTCGACATCGTCGATCCGACCCCGCAGACCGTCGATGCTTTGATGAAGCTCGACCTGGCCGCCGGTGTCGACGTCGAGATCAAGCTCTAA